The proteins below are encoded in one region of Telopea speciosissima isolate NSW1024214 ecotype Mountain lineage chromosome 10, Tspe_v1, whole genome shotgun sequence:
- the LOC122643339 gene encoding probable caffeine synthase 4 — protein sequence MGVKEFLRMSNGERDTSYAQNSFNRSVISTAKPILEKAIEDLVSEGLPSNVLTIADLGCAFGPNTFTVITTIKRKVEKRCNELGVKQPELQVFLNDLPGNDFNSTFKFFFENYQQLEGERIGEDGKKCFIAGAPGSFYERVFPLNSLHLVHSCYSAHWLSRVPPGLTSEVGIPINKGKICISNTSPPPVSKAYLEQFQEDFTSFIKLRSKELIPNGRMVLILHGRQGGDPSSATCDYWELLSEALIAMVSEGLIEEEKLDSFNVPYYTASCEEIQEVIDKEGSFDTKQLVTFALDIGDKEETNMQVKGDKVAKNIRSVSEPLISHHFGHEIIEPLYEKFTCLVIDHMIKKLPIELVSIAITLQRKGWK from the exons ATGGGGGTGAAGGAATTCCTACGCATGAGTAATGGAGAACGAGATACAAGCTATGCTCAGAATTCTTTCAAT AGATCGGTGATATCAACTGCAAAACCTATCCTAGAGAAAGCCATTGAAGATCTCGTGAGCGAGGGCCTTCCCTCTAATGTCTTAACCATTGCGGACTTGGGTTGCGCCTTCGGTCCTAATACGTTCACAGTGATCACTACGATCAAACGAAAAGTAGAGAAAAGGTGCAacgaattaggtgtaaaacagcCAGAGCTTCAAGTTTTCTTAAATGATCTTCCTGGAAATGATTTCAACTCAACGTTCAagttcttttttgaaaattatcaACAACTTGAAGGAGAAAGGATCGGCGAAGATGGTAAGAAGTGTTTCATTGCAGGTGCTCCTGGCTCCTTCTATGAGAGAGTATTCCCCTTGAATAGTTTACACCTTGTCCATTCTTGCTACAGTGCGCACTGGCTCTCTCGG GTTCCACCAGGGCTCACAAGTGAAGTAGGTATTCCAATAAACAAGGGGAAAATCTGCATCTCCAATACTAGCCCCCCTCCCGTCAGCAAAGCTTACCTGGAACAATTTCAAGAAGATTTTACTTCGTTCATCAAGTTGAGATCAAAAGAGTTGATCCCCAATGGTCGTATGGTCTTGATACTTCACGGTAGACAAGGTGGCGACCCCTCCTCAGCTACCTGTGATTATTGGGAACTATTATCAGAGGCCCTCATAGCTATGGTTTCAGAG GGACTAATTGAGGAAgagaagttagattcttttaatgTGCCATATTACACGGCATCATGCGAGGAAATTCAAGAAGTAATAGACAAGGAGGGTTCCTTCGACACAAAACAATTGGTAACATTTGCTCTAGATATTGGGGACAAGGAAGAGACAAACATGCAGGTTAAGGGAGATAAGGTAGCTAAAAATATCAGATCAGTTTCAGAACCCCTGATTTCTCACCACTTTGGACATGAGATTATAGAACCATTGTATGAGAAATTTACTTGTTTGGTAATTGATCACATGATCAAGAAGCTTCCTATTGAACTTGTGAGCATTGCCATCACTCTTCAGAGAAAGGGTTGGAAGTAA
- the LOC122643340 gene encoding 7-methylxanthine methyltransferase ICS1-like, with translation MGVKEFLCMSNGERDTSYAQNSFNRSVISTAKPILEKAIEDLVSEGLPSNALTIADLGCAFGPNTFTVITTIKRKVEKRCNELGVKQPELQVFLNDLLGNDFNSMFKFFFENYQQLEGERIGEDGKKCFIAGAPGSFYERLFPLNSLHLVHSCYSAHWLSRVPPGLTSEVGIPINKGKIYISNTSPPPVSTAYLEQFQEDFTSFIKLRSKELIPNARMFLILHGRQGGDPSSATCDYWELLSEALIAMVSEGLIEEEKLDSFNVPYYTASCEEIQEVIDKEGSFGTKQLVTFALDIGDKEETNMQVKGDNVAKNIRSVSEPLISHHFGHEIIEPLYEKFTRLVIDDMVKKLPMELVSIAITLQRKGWK, from the exons ATGGGGGTGAAGGAATTCCTATGCATGAGTAATGGAGAACGAGATACAAGCTATGCTCAGAATTCTTTCAAT AGATCGGTGATATCAACTGCAAAACCTATCCTAGAGAAGGCCATTGAAGATCTCGTGAGCGAGGGCCTTCCCTCTAATGCCTTAACCATTGCAGACTTGGGTTGCGCCTTCGGTCCTAATACGTTCACAGTGATCACTACGATCAAACGAAAAGTAGAGAAAAGGTGCAacgaattaggtgtaaaacagcCAGAGCTTCAAGTTTTCTTAAATGATCTTCTTGGAAATGATTTCAACTCAATGTTCAagttcttttttgaaaattatcaACAACTTGAAGGAGAAAGGATCGGCGAAGATGGTAAGAAGTGTTTCATTGCAGGTGCACCTGGCTCCTTCTACGAGAGACTATTCCCCTTGAATAGTTTACACCTTGTCCATTCTTGCTACAGTGCACACTGGCTCTCTCGG GTTCCACCAGGGCTCACAAGTGAAGTAGGTATTCCAATAAACAAGGGGAAAATCTATATCTCCAATACTAGCCCCCCACCTGTCAGCACAGCTTACCTGGAACAATTTCAAGAGGATTTTACTTCGTTCATCAAGTTGAGATCAAAAGAGTTGATCCCCAACGCTCGTATGTTCTTGATACTTCATGGTAGACAAGGTGGCGACCCCTCCTCAGCTACCTGTGATTATTGGGAACTATTATCAGAGGCCCTCATAGCTATGGTTTCAGAG GGACTAATTGAGGAAgagaagttagattcttttaatgTGCCATATTACACGGCATCATGCGAGGAAATTCAAGAAGTAATAGACAAGGAGGGCTCCTTCGGAACAAAACAATTGGTAACATTTGCTCTAGATATTGGGGATAAGGAAGAGACAAACATGCAGGTTAAGGGAGATAACGTAGCTAAAAATATCAGATCAGTTTCAGAACCCCTGATTTCTCACCACTTTGGACATGAGATTATAGAACCATTATATGAGAAATTTACTCGTTTGGTAATTGATGACATGGTCAAGAAGCTTCCTATGGAACTTGTGAGCATTGCCATCACTCTTCAAAGAAAGGGCTGGAAGTAA
- the LOC122643341 gene encoding protein NRT1/ PTR FAMILY 5.7-like → MSIITKPYLIVSSIRAMNTLIAIVIKSEVAIGDITNAFIWFPFDSGVRQDARKYVATIGVGSGMIISIFCCIHAAKVEFLLLGVFDGLAREGFQNFFGDQVSASMKAYINSFVEAVFGVGIIFSVLFVYVTNKVSEMGGRQGWFQFILNQSRLDNYYWTLAVLSTINLVLFVFIACYFPYKDAEIEDEQL, encoded by the exons atgagcatcattaccaagccATATTTGATTGTTTCATCTATTCGAGCCATGAACACATTAATTGCTATTGTCATCAAATCTGAAGTTGCTATTGGAGATATCACAAATGCCTTTATTTGGTTTCCATTTGACTCcggt GTGAGACAAGATGCACGCAAGTATGTTGCAACAATTGGAGTTGGAAGTGGAATGATCATATCCATCTTTTGTTGCATACATGCAGCAAAGGTGGAG TTTCTCCTGCTAGGGGTTTTCGATGGGCTTGCTCGAGAGGGTTTCCAAAATTTCTTCGGTGATCAGGTCTCTGCCTCTATGAAGGCCTATATCAACTCATTCGTGGAGGCAGTGTTTGGAGTAGGCATCATTTTCAGTGTCCTTTTTGTTTATGTAACCAACAAGGTTAGTGAGATGGGTGGGCGACAAGGGTGGTTCCAATTTATCCTTAATCAAAGCCGCCTTGATAATTACTATTGGACATTGGCAGTATTGAGCACTATCAACcttgttctctttgttttcattGCCTGTTACTTCCCATACAAGGATGCCGAAATTGAAGATGAACAACTGTAA
- the LOC122643342 gene encoding uncharacterized mitochondrial protein AtMg00810-like, whose amino-acid sequence MAMSDEFDALMRNGTWKFISPSPTLNVVGNKWVFRIKRNADGTVSRYKAHLVAKGFNSSKADTSLYVRHKNSLLIYILVYIDDIIITGTIAQEVQTVTRQLANEFAIKDLSTLHYFLGIEATRSSSGLYLSQTKYALDLLKKTNMEAAKPMSSPSSTSHLSRTCGQPFSDPTLYRSTVGSLQYLTLTRLDIPYSVNKVCQYMHSPTTEHWVAIKRILCYIKDTLDLGIYLCVSSSLHLSAYTDADWTGCSDDRLSTGGYCIYLGDNLVYWGSKKQHTVARTSPESKYKALANASAELIWVQQLLADLGVSSPVPLLCCDNIGATYLAANPLFENM is encoded by the exons ATGGCAATGAGTGACGAATTTGATGCCCTAATGAGAAATGGGACATGGAAATTCATATCACCCTCACCCACTCTCAATGTGGTTGGTAACAAATGGGTATTCAGAATCAAAAGAAATGCTGATGGAACGGTCTCTAGATACAAAGCTCATCTAGTAGCAAAAG GTTTCAACTCCTCCAAAGCAGATACATCATTGTATGTTCGACACAAGAATAGCCTACTCATATATATTCTGGTCTACATTGATGATATAATCATCACTGGTACAATTGCACAGGAAGTACAAACTGTTACTCGTCAATTAGCAAATGAGTTTGCTATCAAAGATCTTAGCACTTTACACTATTTTCTTGGTATAGAGGCAACAAGATCCTCTTCAGGACTTTATCTATCTCAAACCAAGTATGCCCTGGATCTTTTGAAAAAGACGAATATGGAGGCAGCAAAGCCTATGTCCTCACCAAGTTCCACCTCACATTTGTCTCGCACCTGTGGACAACCGTTTTCAGATCCAACTCTTTACAGGAGCACAGTAGGCTCCTTACAGTACTTAACCTTGACCAGATTAGACATACCCTATTCGGTTAACAAGGTTTGTCAGTACATGCATTCCCCTACCACAGAGCATTGGGTTGCAATCAAACGCATACTGTGTTATATCAAGGACACACTGGATCTTGGTATTTATCTTTGTGTCTCTTCCTCCTTACATCTCAGTGCATATACAGATGCAGATTGGACTGGTTGCTCAGATGATCGTCTCTCAACAGGTGGTTACTGCATATATCTAGGCGATAACCTGGTCTATTGGGGTTCAAAGAAGCAACACACAGTTGCAAGGACCTCTCCAGAATCTAAGTATAAAGCTTTGGCAAATGCCTCTGCCGAACTCATATGGGTACAACAGTTATTGGCAGATCTTGGTGTTTCAAGTCCAGTTCCTCTTCTATGCTGTGATAATATTGGAGCCACGTATCTTGCAGCAAATCCTTTGTTCGAGAACATGTAG